Genomic window (Brassica rapa cultivar Chiifu-401-42 unplaced genomic scaffold, CAAS_Brap_v3.01 Scaffold0246, whole genome shotgun sequence):
TACTGATAAGGTTGTTTTCATATGAGTGATGAGTTGTGAAATTGAGAACTTTCAATTGTCTTAGTACTTTGTCATAATTATGAGTTTCATGTAATGTTGAACTTAAAAATGAGTGTAtctttattataataaaatttctatttctaaatctgaaatttatgtttctaaaaatagttaaaaatatttatatatataaaatatatataattataaataacgAAACGAAGTTTAAAAGAGTATAGAAACAGTAGCACTTATATAACTGCTATGGTAATATTAACTATGGCTTTTTAAAACCgctatttaataatatttgatcGCGTTAATAAAGCgctattatataatatatgatagcATTAATAACCCGCTATTGTATATCGGAATACGATAGCAGCGCGAAAAAGCGCTATCTAAAGTCTTCGACCTATTATAACGGGCGATGACATAGCGCTTGCAATATCGCTATGGTATCTATAGATAGCGGTTTTCAGCCGCTAAGAATACccttttttcttgtagtgccaTATGTTGTGTATACTGACGCATCGCGGGTAGGATTAGGGTGTTTGTTAATGCAAGAAGACAGAGTCATTGCATACGCCTCAAGACAGTTGAAGAAGCACGAGGAGAACTACCCCACACACGATCTGGAGATGGCGGCCGTTgtttttgcattaaagatatggcgCTCATATCTTTATGGAGAGAAAGTTCAGGTATTTACGGATCACAAAAGCCTTAAATACTTGTTCACTCAGGCGGATCTGAATTTGCGACAAAGACGGTGGATGGAATTCATTTCAGACTACGACATTCAGATTCAGTATCACCCAGGAAAAGCAAACGTGGTAGCGGATGCATTGAGTCGACGAAGAGCTGTAGTAGACTCAGAGCGAGATTTGGAGAAGTGATCAGACGAATTCATGAAGGTAACTTTAGCTGCACTGGAAGGAGAATCTAGTGAACCATTGGGAATATAAGCCGTGAACCAAGCCCGTTTGATACAACGTATTCGAGGAGCGCAGCAGCAagacgagaacctgaagatcATCATGGAGCAGCTACGAGAGCAAGGAGGGCCAAATGCTAGTGGATATCATATGGCAGAAGACGGAACATTGCTACTCAACAGAAGAATCACTGTGCCAAAGGAGGGAGGATTCAAGGAGGAAATTCTCAAGTTAGCGCATCAGTCACTTTTGAGTATACATCCTGGAAGCACCAAGATGTATAGAGATATGAGGAGATATTACCATTGGCCAGGAATGAAGAAGTCAGTAGCAAGATGGGTAGCGCAGTGTCAAGTTTGCCAGCAAATCAAAGCCGAACACCAAGTGCCAGGAGGGTTACTTCAAAGCTTACCTATTCCCGAGTGGAAGTGGGATTCAGTGTCCATGGATCTAATCACAGGATTACCAGTGGCCAGAGGAAGATCAAACAATGCAATTTGGGTTATCCTGGATCGGCTGACAAAGGTAGCACATTTGTTAGCAATCAGAGAAACAGACAAGACAGAGACATTGGCGGAACTTTACATCAATCAGATTGTGAAGCTACACGGAGTACCAGCAAACATTGTCTCAGATcgagatccaagatttacaGCAGCATTCTGGAGAACATTGCAAGGAGCGTTGGGTACGGAGTTGCACATCAGTACTGCATTTCACCAAGAAACGGACGGGCAGACGGAGAGGACCATCCGGACAATAGAGGATATGCTACGTTTGTGTATTCTCGATTGGTCAGTTACGTGGGAGAACTATCTACCTTTGATAGAATTTTCCTACAACATAAGTTTCCACGCCAGCATTGCAATGTCATCATACGAGGCATTGTACGGAAGACCATGTTGAACACCTCTATGTTGGACGGAAGTTGGAGAACGAAGATTATTCGGACAAGGAGTCATTGAAGAAACATTGGAGAAGCTGCAAGTCATCCGAGCAAACATGAAGAAGGCACAGGATCGACAGAAGAAGTACGCAGATCAAAGAAGGCGAGAAGTAGTATTTGCAGTTGgagatatggtctatctcaaggTATCAGCTCAGAAAGGAAAGGATCATTTCGGCAAAGTCGGGAAGTTAGCAGTTCGTTTCATTGGTCCATACCGGATCATTGGAAGAGTAGGAGAAGTAGCTTACAGGCTAGAGCTGCCAGAAGACATGAATTTACACCCTGTATTTCATGTATCTATGCTGAGAAGGCACATTCGAGATCCTGATTCTATCGACCTTAGAGAATCCCAGAGCTGAGGACAAATCTCACATATCCAGAAGGGCCGATAAGCATCGGGGAACGACGtttgaagaagctgaagaataGGGAGATTCCTCAAATCCAAGTCTTTTGGGGAAGACAAAACCGCTTGGTGATAACATGGGAAGATGAAGACGGATATCGTCAGAACTATCCAGAGTTCTTCGAAGATGAAGCGGCGACGTCATCAGCACcttagaattcggggacgaattctaatGAGTGGGGGAGAATGTAATGACCCTGCTCATAAGTAGAAAAGTCAAAGACCTTGACCTTAGTCATGGTCGAAACGAGGAACGGTCATGGTCGAAAGACAGTTTTATGCCGGTACGAGAAAATCGATAAAAACCGAGCAAGAGGAGATCGACGTTTTGAAACCGAAGAAGGAGAAGCATTGTATAAGTAAATCAAGGAATGAGTTTTCTCATTTGAAGAAGAGGTTTAGAAGTTGTTGACATGGCGAAGAAAGTGAAGACGCGATGACATGGCGACCACCGATTGGATTCGGAGGAGTGACGGAGCGATACGCGTGGCAAACTCTCATTGGCTGGAAGAAGACTTGGCGACTAAGTTATGAAGCTTATAGAAGACGAGACTTGGCGACCAAGCAACGGGAAAACTTGGGGAGAAAGGTAAAAACCTTCTGGAAGCAAGGTTACTTGCTGCGGATGTTTCGTAGTGGGACATGTGTCCATTTTTCCTCATGCATGTGTGCCATTTGTCCAGCCCAGCCTCAGTCCTCCATTTCTATAAATACCAGACCCCTCcctttcatttttctcattcaaAACCGTGAGAGCTtaccttagagagagagagtggtgagttagagagagaaaacCGAGAAAAAAGAGTGTTTTCGGGTAATTTTTAGTTAGCGTTTTTGGGGAGATAGCTAGGGGTGCTGGATAGTCTTTGTAGCCAGTAGCCAAGGTGGGTTTCCTGTGTgtttcttgtgtgtgtgttttgtatgCAGGTTCGAGCTTGACCAACGGGTCTTAAACGGAGACTCGGGGCATAGTTAATCGATTTTCTGCAGGGCCCCGGGGAAAGTGTGTGCTGCATGCATACATGTTGTGtgattgattgtttgtttgtttagttgTCACTCGCTTAGTTATTTAGTTTTAGTCTAGACTTAGGTGCATCGAGGTTTGAGGTTAAGCTCCCTCATGCTAAAgtagtgtttgtgtgtgtgtttgtctagACTAGGGCGAGTGATTGTTATGCTTTGAGTCTAGATTTGCGTGGAGGTTAGAGGTGGAGCTCCCTCACGCTTGTTTCTTGTTTGTGTGGCATCTAGACTAAAGCATGGGCCATCTTGGGGTTAGATTAGGGAAAGCCTAATTCTCCGAAGGTGTTCGAGACCATGGAGTTAGATTGGGCGATACCCAATTCTCTAGTGGTGGAGTGACCTACTCTCCATGGCTTGTCACGTGAAGTGGGTCGCGCCCATGGACAAGcgctgcatgacgatgcggccCGGGTTAGATTGGGAGAAGCCTAATTCCCGGAGATGATGTTTTCCGACCATGTGACTGTTGTGTTTGTGATCGGGAGTGTTCAGTATGGAGATGTGTTAGGGCTCCGATGTGTTGGGATCCCAGGATGTGTGTCATCCGAATTTTTGTTTGTGTAGATCGAGTCTAGGATCGAGTCTAGCTTTCTTTTTGTGTAGTTAGGCCTCGGTGGTGAGaccatttgttttgtttagtaattgcttgtttgcttgcttgcttgcttgtttgtttgttgcttcTGCTGTGTTGTTTACTAACCAATTGTTGATTGTGTTTGGGGCATGGGCTGAAGGGGGtcgttgttgtttatttttggaACTCACTGAGTAATTCCGATTACTCATCCCCTCTTCTACTATGCAGGTAACCCGTAGGTAGGAAGCTTAGGGCGCAGCGGAACGGAAAGCGGCCGGTGTAGATTGGAAGTGGCATAAGCATAAGCGGACTATCTTTTGGAATGTATAATTACATTCTTTTCATTTTGACACTAGGCCGTGAGCTCAAACTCtgatattttgtattgtaaTGTTTTGTAAAACGCTTTCTacctattattaataaaatgtatgttTATATTCGTAGTTGTGTGTTAAATGATACTAGACCTTGTCTGGGTCGACACAACTCGATGATTGAGGTACGGGTTGTGAAGCCTTAGGCCATGACATCAAGGTCATAGCAAACTGGAACGGATTGGTCGAGAGTCTTGacttgttcttgattcttggtCGAACAGGTACGGTGAGCTATACTTGTGGCGCTCCTAGGACGTACCGGGTTAGTCCGGCCTGGTACGGtccgggggtgttacagtcgggggcattcgtatttcatagtcagaggtgcaatttttggatttatgaaagGGGAACAACTgggaaagcatttgccaaggatgttttcattaatcaagaacgaaagttgggggcacGAAGActatcagataccgtcctagtctcaaccataaacgatgccgaccagggatcagcggatgttgcttttaggactccgctggcaccttatgagaaatcaaagtttttggtttCGGGGGGGAGTGTGGttgcaaggctgaaacttaaaggaattgacggaagggcaccaccaggagtggagcctgcggcttagtttgactcaacacggggaaacttaccaggtccagacatagtaaggattgacagactgagagctctttcttgattctatgggtggtggtgcatggccgttcttagttggtggagcgatttgtccgGTTAATTCTGTTAACGAACGAGActtcagcctgctaactagctacgtggaggcatcccttcacggccggcttcttagagggactatggccgtttaggacaaggaagtttgaggcaataacaggtctgtgatgcccttagatattctgggccgcacgcacgctacactgatgtattcaacgagttcacaccttggccgacaggcccgggtaatctttgaaatttcatcgtgatggggatagatcattgcaattgttggtattcaacgaggaattcctagtaagagcgagtcatcagctcgcgttgactacatccctgccctttgtacacaccgcccgtcgctcctaccgattgactgatccggtgaagtgttcggatcgcggcgacgtgggtggtttgcCGTATGCGACGTCGCgggaagtccactaaaccttttcatttagaggaaggagaagtcgtaacaaggtttccataggtgaacctgcggaagaaTCATTGTCGTActctggaaacagaacgacctgagaacgatgaaacatcactctcggtaggccggtttcttactgtgcctgccgattcagtggttatgcgttcatccatgcccaagacttcaattttggttggatcgtacgtaGCTTCCGGATAACACCAAACCCCATCACAAAAAGTGTCTAGGAAAacgcaactaaacagcctgctttcaccaacccggagacggtgtttgttcggaagcagtgctacaatgtaaagtctaaaatgactctcggcaacggatatctcggctctcgcatcgatgaagaacgtagcaaaatgtgatacttggtgtgaattgcagaatcccgtgaaccatcgagtctttgaacgcaagttgtgccccaagccttctggccgagggcacgtctgcctgggtgtcacaaatcatcgtccccccatcctgtcgaggatatgggactgaagctgatctcccgtgtgttaccgcacgtggttggccaaaatccaagctaaggacgccaggagcgtcttgacatgcggtggtgaattcaattctcgtcatatagtcatacgttccggtccaaaagctcttgatgacccaaagtccggGACGCGACCcaaggtcaggcgggatcacccgctgagtttaagcatatcaataagtggaggaaaagaaactaacaaggattcccttagtaacggcgagcgaaccgggaagagctcagcttgaaaatcggacgtctttggcgttcgaattgtagtctggagaagcgtcctcagcgacgggccgggcccaagttccctggaaaggggcacCAGAGAGGATGAGAGCCCCATTGTGCCCGGACCTTGTCGCACCatgaggcgctgtctacgagtcgggttgtttggaaatgcagccccaatcgggcggtaaattccatCCAAGGcaaaatatgggcgagagaccgatagcgaacaagtaccgcaaGGTAAAGaggaaaaggactttgaaaagagagtcaaagagtgcttgaaattgtcgggagggaagcggatggggggcTGGCGATTCGtcccggtcggatgcggaactgagcgatccggtccgccgatcgatatgggccgtggaccgacgcggattaaggtggtgacctaagcccgggcatTTTTTTCGCctgcggagacgtcgctgcattaatcgtggtctgcagcacgtgCCTCACGGCATGCcttggcatctgcgtgctcagggcgtcggcctgtgggctccccattcgacccgtcttgaaacacggaccaaggagtctgacatgtgtgcgagtcaacgggtgagtaaacccgtaaggcgcaaggaagctgattggctggatccctcaagGTTGCACAGCCGACCAACCTTGATCTTCtttcgggacccgaaagatggtgaactatgcctgagcggggcaaagccagaggaaacactggtggaggcccgcagcgatactgacgtgcaaatcgttcgtctgacttgggtataggggcgaaagactaatcgaaccatctagtagctagttccctccgaagttttcCTTAGGATAGCTGgtgctcggaaacgagttctatcgggtaaagccaatgattagaggcatcggggacgcaatttcctcgacctattctcaaactttaaataggtaggacgtggtggctgctttgttgagccatcccacggaatcgagagctccaagtgggccatttttggtaagcagaactggcgatgcgggatgaaccggaagctgGGTTACGGtacccaactgcgcgctaacctagaacccacaaagggtgttggtcgattaagacagcaggacggtggt
Coding sequences:
- the LOC117129912 gene encoding uncharacterized protein LOC117129912; the protein is MKKAQDRQKKYADQRRREVVFAVGDMVYLKVSAQKGKDHFGKVGKLAVRFIGPYRIIGRVGEVAYRLELPEDMNLHPRIPELRTNLTYPEGPISIGERRLKKLKNREIPQIQVFWGRQNRLVITWEDEDGYRQNYPEFFEDEAATSSAP